The sequence below is a genomic window from Thalassobaculum sp. OXR-137.
GCGGCCGAGATTCTCGCCGTCGACGCCGAGGATGTGCTTCAGGGTGCGCTCTTCCAGCTCATTGCGGAGGACGGGCGCAACGATGCGCTGATCGACACCATCACCGAGGCGATCGACACCGATCAGGCGGTCGTCGAGAGGGTGCTTCAACTGGGTACGGGGGAGACCGCCCGCAGCCTGCAGGTCCGCACGTCCCGCCTGCGCGACGAAACCGGCGACGGCGGCGGCGTGGTCGTCGTGTTCCAGGACATCACCGAGATCGAGTCGCTTCGCCTGCGCGACCGGGAGATGGCAGAGAATCTGAAGGCCCAGAACGGCGAGCTGCAGGACGCCTATCGGGACCTCGACCGCAAGTCCAAGGAGCTCGAACAGACCGGCAAGCGGCTGCAGATCGTTCGGCTCGGCGCCACCGGTTTCGTGCTGGTGCTGTTCGTCGGACTGGGCGTGATCAATTTCTCGGACACGCTGCCGACCGATTTCGGCGTCTCCTCCGGCCCTGCCGACGGCGCCCAGGAAGGACAGGCCGCACTCTACACCGTCTACCCGACGCCGGTCCGCGACGTGGTCACGGTGACCGGCTCCCTGAACCCGGGGGCGGTGGTCAACATCACCATGCCCTTCGCCGGACGCATCGACACGCGGCTGTTCGAATACGGCGTCCCGGTGACCGAAGGATCGGTTCTGCTCTCCCTATCCTCCACCGACATGGAGACCCAGCTCGCCAACGCCCATTCCGCCTTCATCAAGGCGCAGCGCAACTATCAGGATATCGAGACCTGGACCACCGGGGACGAGGTCGCGGAGAGCCGGCGCCGCCTGGACCAGGCGCAATACGCCCTGGATGACGCCATCCGCGCCCTGGAGGAAACCAAACGCCTGTTCGAGCGCGGAATCATCGCGCGCCAGGAGATGGAAGGGCAGGTCCAGCGCGTGCGGTCGCAACGCGATGCGCTGGCCTCCGCCCAGTCCAACCTGGACCGGGTGCTGGAACGCGGCGACGAGCAGAGCCGGCGGATCGCCGCCCTCGAGCTGCAGAACGCGCGGCGGGCGCTGGAATCGCTGGAGAACCAGGCCGAAGGCGCGATCATCGTCGCCCCGGTCTCCGGGCTGCCCTTCGCGCCGATCACCGGCAAGGACAAGACGCCGGTGGACCTCGCTGTCGGCTCGCGGGTCGAGGCCGGCGTCACCGCCCTGTCGATCGGCGATGTCGGCCAGTTCTCGGTCGCCGGCGAGGTCGACGAGGTAGACATCGCGAACATCCGAAACGGCCAGCTCGCGCGCGTCACCGGTCCTGCCTTCCCCGGCATCGTCCTGGAAGGCCATGTGGAGGCTATCGAGGCCCAGGCCCAGAGCGCCGCCGCCGGACGCGGCGGCCTCGCCCGCTTCGGCGTGAGGGTGCGGATCCCGTCCATTCCGGAAGAGGCCCGCGGCGTCATCCGGGTCGGCATGAGCGCCACCGTCCAGGTTGTCGTCTACGAGGCACCCGAGGCGCTGGTGGTGCCCACCACGGCCATCGGCAGCGGCCCCGACGGCCCCCAGGTCCGGGTCTGGCGCGGCGACGAGGCCGGGCTGTCCGGAACGGCGGAACCGGCCACGGTGACCCTCGGCCGGCCGGTGCCCGCCGGCATCGAGGTCCTGTCCGGCCTGACCGCCGGCGACCGCATCGTCCTGCCCTAGGAGGACGGGATGAGCCTGATCACCCTGTCCGACATCCGCAAATCGTTCCAGGTCGGCCCGACCGAGATCCCGGTGCTGCACGGCATTGATTTCACCGCCCAGCCTGGAGAGATGATCTCCATCATGGGACAGTCCGGCTCGGGCAAGTCGACCCTGATGAACATCATCGGCATGCTCGACCAGCCAAGTTCCGGCACCTACCTGTTCGAGGGCGCCGACGTGCTGTCGGCCCGCAACGACACCCTGTCCTCTCTGCGCGCCCGCAAGATCGGGTTCATCTTCCAGAACTATTTCCTGCTACCCCGGCTGACCGCGCTGGAGAACGTGCTGCTGCCGATGATGTACCGGGGCGAGTCCCGCGGCGCGTCGATCCCGCGGGCCCGGGCGGTGCTGGACCGGGTCGGTCTCGGCGATCAGGCCGACAAGCACCCGAACCTGATGTCCGGCGGCCAGCGCCAGCGGGTCGCCATCGCCCGCGCGCTGATCGGCAATCCGCCGCTGCTGCTCTGCGACGAGCCGACCGGCGCGCTAGACGCCAACACCAGCGCCGAAATCCTGGATCTGTTCGTCGAACTCAACCAGGAAGGCGACCGCACGATCCTCATCATCACCCACGACCCGTCGGTGGCGGCGCGCTGCCGCCGTCAGGTGGTGATCGCCGACGGGCTGCTGGTGGATGACGGACGCGGGATCGGTGCGGCGGCGGTGGCCTGATGCTGTATCAGAACATCGCCGAGGCCATCGCCAACCTGATCGGATCACGCCAGCGCACCCTGCTGGCGCTGATCGGCATCGTGATCGGCACCGGGTCGGTGATCGCCATGATCAATATCGGCACCATCGTCTCCGAGGAGGCGGTGCGCCGCTTCCGCTCGCTGGGGACCGACATCGCCACCTTGAGCTCCTATGGCGGCGGCAGCTCGCTCGGCCGGGAGGAGGTGCAGAGCCTCGCCGCCGGTATCGGGGCCATCCGCATGGCCGCGCCGATCGTCAATGTCGGCGTCGACGTCACCAAGGACGGGGAGTCCCTGCGGGCGCAGGTTGTCGGCACCACCCGGCAGTTCTTTTCGATCAACCGGATCCAGCCGGCCCAGGGCCGCATCGTCGATCTGCTGGACGGCTTCCATACCTTCGCGACCGTCGGCGCGGAGGTTGCCCGCGGACCGCGGGACGGGCCGCCGCTGACGCTCGGCGACCGCATCCGCATCGGCACCCACGATTTCGAGATCGTCGGCATTCTCGCACCGGTGGACCAGAACGCCCTGGTGCCGGTGAATACGGACTGGACCGTCTTCGTGCCGATGGACACCACCCGGCGCCTGAGCGACCGCACGGATATCGGCGACATCCTGATCCGCACCGCCGGCGAACTGCCCGCCGGCGCCCTGGAACAGGCGGTCGCGTCCTATCTCTCGGCCTTCCGCCCCGACATCGTCCTGGATGTGCGCACCGCCCGGCAGCTCATCGACCAAATGCAGACCCAGATGCGGCTCTACACCGTGCTTCTGGGCGCCATCGGCTCGATCGCGCTGATCGTCGGCGGGGTCGGGGTGATGAACGTGATGCTGGTCTCGGTCACAGAGCGTCGGCAGGAGATCGGCATCCGCATGGCCCTGGGCGCCCGGCGGCGCGATATCCAGTCGCTGTTTCTGATCGAGAGCATCCTGCTGTCGGTCACCGGCGGTATTCTGGGCGGTCTGCTCGGCATCGCGGCGGCGTGGGTCTTCGCCGATCAGACCGGCTGGACCTTCGTCGTCGCCCCCCTGGCGATCCCCCTGGGCGCGGGCGTGTCGGTGACGGTGGGCGTGTTCTTCGGCTTCTATCCCGCCGTCATGGCCTCTCGGCTCAACGTGGTGGAAGCGCTGCGCGGCGGGACCTGACGGCGCTGGTTTCACTCAACGGTCACGAAGACGTGGCATGGTCGCGCCATCTCAATCTCATGATGGGGTCCCGAGCCGTGTCCAATCCAATCCGCATCGCCGGCATCGGTGCCAATCTCGGCGGCGTCCGCGGCGATCTCGACGCCGTGCGCGCCGAGATGAACGCCCTGATCGCGCTCGGCGCCGACGTGGTCGAGTGCTACGCCTCCGATCTGGGCGTGGTGGCCGACGCCCGACCGATCCCCGGCCGGGTGGCGGAGCTGCGCGGGATCTGTGCCGAGCGGCCGCTGGCGGTGACCCTCCATGCCCCGATCCCCATCGACTTCATGGACCGCGACAATATCGATCTGCACCGGCGCGCCGCCCGGGTGTCAGTGGAACTGGCCGCCGAGATCGGCGCCGGGATCGTCGTCATCCATGCCGGCCGCACCCACCCGGACACCTGGGCGCGGGAGGCCGACGCCCTGCTGGCCTTCGAGCGCGACGAGCTGTCGGCAATCGGCGATATCGCGGTGGAGGCGGGCGTGCGGATCGCCCTGGAGAACATCAGCCCGAACCCGGCGGTGATCGCCGGCCGGCTCACCAGCTACTCGCTGGACCCGGCGGCCCTGGCCCGGCAGCTCGATCTGCTGGACCACCCGGGCGTGACCGGCTGCCTCGACTACAGCCACGCCAACCAGGGCGCCGGGCTGCTCGGCCTCGACCCGATCGCCGGAGCGCGCGCCATGGCACCGCTGACCGGACACATCCATATCAGCGAGGCGAGCGGCCGGCCCGCCATCCCGTCGATCGCCGCCCAACACGACTGGATGTATTTCGGCATCGGCGACATGCACGCGCCGCTCGGCACCGGCTGCATGGATCTCGACGCCCTGGCCGATGTCTCCCAGGTGCTGCCCGGCACCTATGCGATCCTGGAACTGCAGGGCCATGCACGGGCGATGCTGGGCGACAGCCTGGACCGGCTGCGGACCTTCGCCGGCCGCGTGAACGCCCTGGCGGAAGCGGCATGACCCGCCGACTGCCCCAGATCATCGCCCATCGCGGCGACAGCGCCAACGCGCCGGAGAACAGCCTTGCGGCCCTGGACAGTGCCATCGCTGCCGGCGCCGACCGGGTCGAGTGCGACGTGCGGATCGCCGGGGACGGCACCCTGGTCGTCTCCCACGACGCGGATCTGTCCCGCATCGCCGGGCGCCCGGTGCTGATCGACGATACGCCAGCGGAGGAGCTCGCCCGGATCGCCGCCGCGGCCGGGGCCTCGGTCCTGCCGCTGGCGACCCTGTTCGAGGCGGCGCGCGGTCGCATTCCGCTGATGCTGGACGTCAAGTCGCTGATCCCCGCCGTGCTGGAGAAGATCGCCGCCGACCTCGCGAAGACGGGCTTCGATCCGCGGCAGATCGCGCTGGGCCTGCGCGACCCGGCCCTTGTCGGGCCGGCCCGGCTCGTCCTGCCGACCGCGCGCGTTCTGGCGTTGAACGGCGGCACGACGCCGGTGGAGACTTTCCTGGCCGAGGAGGTGGAGCTGATCCGCCTGTGGGAACGCGACGCCGACGCCGAGACCGTCGCCGCCCTGCACCGTCAGGGCTGCACCGTCTGGGTGACCACCGGCGGCGCAGGCACCGAGCGGGACGTCGGCGATTGCGGGGCCGACCACCTTTTCCGGCTGATCGCCGCCGGGGCCGACGGGCTGCTGGTCAACGACCCGGCGCTCGGCCGCCGGGCGGTCCTCAGCGCTGCGTAGGCCTCAGCGCTGCGTAGGATCGAGCCGGGTCCGCAGCCAATCGCCGAACAGGCTCATCGACAGGGTGGTGACGAAAATCACCCCGCCCGGCAGCACCGCCAGCCACCAGGCGGTGAGCAGGTAGTCTCGCCCCTCCCCCAGCATCTGGCCGAGCGAGGTAAGCGGCGGCTGGATGCCGAGGCCGAGGAAGCTGAGCGACGTCTCCAGCAGGATCGTCTGCGGGAAGTTCAGGGTGAGCTGGACGATCAGCGGCCCCATAACGTTCGGCAGGATGTGACGGCCGTAGAGCCGAAGTGGCCGCGCGCCGAGCGCGCGCACGGCCACCGCATAGCCCTGCTCGCGGGCCGACAGCACCAGGCTGCGGGTCAGGCGGGCATAGGTCTCCCACCCGGCCAATCCCATCAGGGCGAGGAACAGGTAGAAATTGTTGCCGAGGAAGGCGAGGACCGCCAGGGCGATGATCAGGAACGGCATGGCCGCCTGCCAATCGACCAGCATCATCACGACTTCATCCACCCACCCGCCGCGATGTGCCGCCAGGATACCCAGGAACGTGCCGAGCACCGCGCCGATCAGCGTGCCGAGCAGGGCGAGCGCAATGGAAACCTGGGTAGCGATCAGCAGCCGCGACAGCAGATCCCGGCCGAGCTTGTCCGTCCCCAGCAGATGGCCCTCAATGGAGAGCGAGGACCAGAACGGCGGCTTGAGCCGGTACAGCAGGTCGGTTTCCTCATAGCCGTAGGGGGCGAGCAGCGGCGCCAGGACGGCGATCACGGAGACCACCACCAGGATCACGGCGGCGATCCGCACCAGCAACGGCATGCGCCAGGCCCCGGCGGATTTGGTCGCCGGTGGGGGGGACTGCACCGGGGGAGCGGTGGTCTCGACGGTTTCCGCGCTCATCGCGACCGCTCCCGACCGCCGACGCGGACCCTCGGATCCAGCCACCCATAGGCAAGGTCGACCAGCAGGTTGGCGGAGACCATGGTGATCGCGACCAGGACGACGATGCCCTGGACAATGGAGAGGTCACGGTCCGCCACGGAACTGGTGAGCAGCCGGCCCACGCCGGGCCAGGCGAAGACGTTCTCGGTCACCACCGCCCCGCCGATCATCCCGCCCAGGCTGAAACCGACGATGGTCACCACCGGGATCGCCGCGTTGGGGAAGGCATGCCACCACACCTGCCGGAACCGCGAGGCGCCTTCGGCCTCGGCCGTGCGCATGTAGTCGCGCGACAGCACCTCCAGCATTGCCGAGCGGGTGAAGCGGGCGATGGCGCCTGCGAAGGCGGTGGCCAGCGTGAAGACCGGCATCACCATGTGCTGCCATGTCCCGTAGCCGGAACTGGGCAGGACGCGGAGGTTCAACGCGAACAGCAGGATCAGCAGGATGCCGAGAAAGAAGTTCGGCATGGAGAAGCCGAAGACGGCGAAGGACATGGTCAGCCGGTCGATCCAGCTGTCCCGCCACACCGCCGCCAGCACACCCAGAGGAATGCCGAGCGCCAGCGAACAGAAGAACGTCGCCAGCCCCAGCTCCAGGGTCTTCGGCACCCGCTGCCAGATCAGGTCGATGGCCGGCTGGCTGTTGCGAAAGGAGATCCCGAAATCGCCGTGCAGCGCCGCCTGGAAATAGCGCAGATACTGCTCCCACAGGGGCCGGTCGAGACCCCAGGCGGCCCGATAATACTCCCGGATCTCCGGGCCGATGTCGTCAGGCAGGAGCTGCTGGGTCGGATCGCCGGTGAGACGCAGCACCACGAAGACGAAGGTCACCACCAGCCACAGGGTGACGATCGCCCGCAGCAGCTTGATCGCGGCATAGCGCAGGTTCATGGGAAAGCCTTCAGGGGTTGGGGGTCGGCCGCGTCGAGCCTGGCGCCGTCGGCCTGGCTGGCCTCGGCGTGGTGGCAGGCGACCGTGCGGCCGTCGGCCAACGGCCGCAGCGCCGGAAGTTCGACCCGGCAGCGCTCCGTGGCGAAGGGACAGCGCGGATGCAGCGGACAGCCGCTGGGCGGGTTCATCGGGCTCGGCGGCTCGCCGTCCAGCCGCAGGGGCCGCACCAGCCGGCCGCGCCGGGACCGGGCGGCCGGGACGGCACCGATCAGCGCCCGGGCGTAAGGGTGCGCCGGGGCGTCGAACAGGGCGCGGCAGTCCGCCACCTCCACGAACCGGCCGAGATACATCACCGCCACCCGGTCGGCCACGTGACGCACCAGGCTCAGATCGTGGGAGATGAAGAGATAGGCCAGCCCCAGCGTGCGCTGCAGGTCGCGCAGCAGGTTGACCACCTGGGCCTGGACCGAGACGTCGAGCGCAGCCACCGGCTCGTCGCAGACCACCAGTTTCGGTTCCAGCACGAGGGCGCGGGCGATCACCGCACGCTGCTGCTGGCCCCCCGACAGCTCATGCGGATAACGCTTGGCGAGGTCGCCGCCGAGGCCCACCGCCTCCATCATGGCATCGACCAGGATCCGTCGGTCGGCCGCGGTCGCCACGCCGTGAATCTCCAGCCCTTCGGCCACCTGACGCTCGACGGTCAGGCGCGGGTCGAGGGCGCTGCGGCTGTCCTGGAAGATGAGCTGCAGGTCCCGGCGCCGGTCTCGCCAGCGGGCATCGTTCGCCGCCGCCAGATCCTCGCCGTCGAAGCGGATGGAACCGGCGCTGGGGCTCAGCAGGTTGAGCACGAGATTGCCCACGGTCGACTTGCCGCAACCGCTCTCCCCGACCACGGCCAGGGTCTCGCCGGCGGCAAGCTCGAAGGACACGTCGGCCACGGCGGTCAGCTCGGGACGCGGCCCGAACAGGCTGGTGCGCGGCAGGGTGAACCGGCGGCTGAGCCCCTCCACGCGCAGCAGCGGGGGCGTCTCCGCGGAGTCGGCCGCGAGCGCGCTCATGCCGCCTCCGTCCGCAGGGCGAGCGGATGATGGCAGGCCACCGCACCCGTCAGGTCCGGAACCGTCGTCAGGCACATCTGGGAAGCGTGGGGGCAACGCGGCGCGAAAGCGCAGCCCCGGGGCATCGCCCGCAGGGACGGCACCGTCCCCTCGATCGGGGTCAGGCGCTCCACCTCGTCGTCCAGGAACGGCAGGGAGGTGAGCAGCCCCTGGGTATAGGGATGACGCGGGCGGGCGAAGACATCGGCGGCGGGCGCCAGTTCGGCGACGCGGCCGGCATACATCACCGCCACCCGGTCGGCGACCTCGGCCACAAGGCCCAGGTCGTGGGTGACGAACAGCATGCCCATGCCGAACTCCCGTTGGAGACGCGCCAGGAGCTCGACGATCTGCGCCTGCACGGTGACGTCCAGCGCGGTGGTCGGCTCGTCCGCCACCAGCAGGGCGGGTTCGCCGGCGATGGCCATGGCAATCATCGCGCGCTGCTGCTGGCCGCCGGAGATCTGATGGGGATAGTCGCGCGCCCGACGGGCCGGCTCGGGAATACCGACCAGGTCGAGCAGTTCGACGGCGCGGGTTGCTGCCTCGCGGCGGCCGGAGCCGGTGCGGATGCGATAGGCCTCCGCCACCTGCCAGCCGAGCGTGCGCACCGGGTTCAGGCCGGTCATCGGGTTCTGGAAGATCATGCCCATGCCCCGGGCACGGCGGGCCCGGTCGGCCCGGCTTCTGGGGTCCAGCGGAGCGCCCTTGAAGGCGATCTCGCCGCTCTCCACCGACACGCGCCTGCCGAACAGGCCCATCACGGACAGGCAGGTCAGCGTCTTGCCGCAGCCGCTCTCGCCGACCAGGCCCAGCGTCTCGCCGGGGCCGATCCGCAGCGACACGTCACGGACGGGAAAGACCGGACCGCCCGGAAGGTCGATCCGAACGGTCAGGTTGCGGACGTCGAGAAGAGATGGAACGTCGCTCGAATGCATAGGGATATCCAAATCGGAACGGCGACGGGGGCGACCGGACGGCAAGGTCCGATCGCCCCCGTGCCACGGCGTCAGCCGCCGACCCCGAAGGTCAGGTTGTAGGGACGGAAGTCCATGTAGTAGAGCGAGTACGGCTCCCAATGGACCGACTTCTTGAGCGCGTAGGTCTCAAGCGGGTTGTAGAGCATCGTGCCCGGGACCTCGTCGGTCCAGATGTCCAGCGCCTTGCGGTAGGCGTCCTTGCGGGCCGCCGTGTCGGTGCCGGAAACCAGCAGGTCCTGCTGCTTGTTGAACTCCTCCGGCGCCTTCCAGGCACGGTCGGGGAAGGCCTTGTTGTTCTGGACGTCGCTGATCCGGCCCCACTGGGAGACGAAGGAGCCGCTCGGATCCGGGATGCGGTGGGTGTTGGACCACGGGCGGATGTTCGTGCCCTCGGCCTTGGTGACCTGGGCCCAGTTCTCCACCGGCTCGACCTTCACGTTCAGGCCGACATCCTTCCACATCTGCTGCATCGCCTGAGCCGCCTCGAGGCTGTTCAGGTAGTAGTTCAGGGGCAGGCGGTAGACGATCTCCTCGCCCTTGTAGGACGACGACTTGACCAGTTCGCGGGCCTTGTCCGGGTCGAACGCGAACTCCGGATAATCGGCCAGGTAGATCTCGTAGTCCGGAAGCTGGTGACCGTTCGGGGTGAAGTTCTTGTCGTTCCACAGGGCCTTGCGCAGCAGCGCCCGGTCGATCGCCAGGGAGAGCGCCTGGCGGACGTTCTTATCCTTCATGAACGGCGCGTCCATGTAGAAGACCAGCATGTGGGTGTTGTCGAGCACGACCTGCTTCACGTCGATGTCGTCGTAGCCCTGCAGGACCTGGACCTGATCCGGCGGCACGTTGACGATGATGTCGAACTCGCCGCTGACCAGACCGGCGACGCGGGCGGAGGTCTCCGGCACCACCTTGAAGGTGATGCTGCTGGCGGTCGGCATGCCGCCGAAATACTCGTCGTTGGCGACCAGCTTGATGTACTCGCCGTCGACGAACTCTGCGATCTTGAACGGGCCGGTGCCGACCGGGCTGCGGCGCACCTGGTCGTAGCCGCGGGTCAGGTAGTCGCGGGCGTTGACGATCCAGCTCGCATAGCCGGCCAGACGCTGCTCCATCATCACGTCCGGAACGCGGCTGACGATCCGCACCGTGTACTTGTCGATGCGCTCGGCGTGGCTGATCGTGTTCATCTCCTGCCGACCGGTCGGGACGATCGGACGGTCGCCCAGCATGCGGCCCTGGGTGAAGGTGAAGACCACATCGTCGGCGGTCATCTCGTCGCCGTTGTGGAACTTCACGCCCTGGCGCAGCTTGAACTCGATGGTCTTGTCGTCGATCCGCGTCCAGCTCTCGGCCAGGCCCGGCACCAGCTTGGAGCCGCTGCCCTTGCCGTTCGCGAGGAAGTCGCGGCGGATCAGGCTGTCGAACATCGAGTAGATGATGCGGACATGGACGTTGCCCATGCCGTCGGCCGGCTCGAGGGTGTCGGGAAGATCGTTGACCGCGACGACCAGCTCCGGCCGATCGTCGGCCAAGGCCGGTCCGGCCATCAGGCCGAGCGCGACGAGCGCGCCCACGGCCAGGCGGAAGAAGCCTCTCATGGCTCATACTCCAGTATGTGAACAGACCTGGAGTGTCGCAGGAGGCGATGTTGGTTATGTGAGAGCTTTGCGGACTCTTTGTTGCTGTTGGCTGGTCGTTTCGATGACCGAGCGGCTGCAGTTTTGTGACGCCGCCCTCAGCAACCCGGGCCGCACGCGGCGGGCCGTCAGGGAGCGAACAGGGGGAAGCTCACCCCCAGCGCCCAGGCCAGGACGAGGCCCAGGGCGAGGCCGGAGGCGAGCGGACCGGCCCGGACGGCCGAGGCCCGCCCTACGGTGCCGAAGACGAGATAGAAGACGAGCACCACGGGCGCGATCATCAGCAGGAAGAACAGTCCGCTGAAATCCAGCGCCACGGCGACGCCCAGGGACACCAGGAAGCCGGCCCGCAGGACCAGCCTCTGTGCGATCCGAGCGCGCAGGGTGAGCACCGCGTCGGCCACCATGAACGGCACAGCACCCAGGGCCATGGCGGCGACGATCCAGAACCGCCCCGCCGTCGGCCAGAAATTCGCCACGTAGCGGTCCAGCGCAAACCCGAACAGACAGCACCAGCCCAGAACCAGCAGCAGGGCCGCGATGGAGACCCGGCCGACGGGAAGCCTCCATCTCCAGATCAGCGCGAGCTGGAGCAGGCCGAACAGCGCCAGATGCAGGGCCAGATAATCGGCGACCAGCACCGGCAGCAGGTTCGGATTGAGCGGCACCGCCACGAGCGGTGCGAGCACCGCCGGCAGGACCGTCGCCACCGCCACCTGCCGCCAGCTCAGCCTGCCCGATGCCGGTTCGTCTGCCGGCAGAGACCGGGCCATCCCGCCGAAGATCAGCACCAGCCCGCCAAACAGGCCGAGGATCGCCCATCCGGTCGGCCAGAGTGTCGTGCCGGCGCCGCGGCCGTAGGCCCGGTCGATCCAGTCCACCGCCGCCGCCCGCGCGTCCCGGTTCTGCAGGATGGAGACATGATCGGCCAGCGGTGCCACCTCCGCCCGGCGGACCACCGGCCCGGCGGTCACCGTCTCGTCCTCCTGTGCGTCCGGCGCAACCAAACGCGCCGCCCGGAGCGCGGCGTCCCGCAATCCCGGCTCCCACGCCCCGGTGATCATCAGCAGGTCGCGGGGGCTCTGCGACGTTATCGCCTGAGAGAAGGCCGAGATCAGAACCACCGGACCGATATCGTCGCGCTCGGCGGCGACCCGGGCGAGCACGTCGGTCGCCATGGAATGCCCGAGCAGCGCCACCGGCGCCCGCCCGTCGGAAACCGCGTCGATCACCGCATCGGTCTGCGCCATCAGCAGCCGCGTGGTTCCCTCTACCGCGGTCACGTCGCCCGACATCGGCAGCGGATGGCGGCCATGACCGAGGAAATCGAAGCTGAACACCCGGTACCCCGCCCAGGCGAGCGGCAGGGCGTACCCCTGCATCATCTGCCGTGAGCCGGCGAAGCCATGGGCCACGACCACGACCGGCCCCTCGGCACCCGCAAGGGCGTAGGCGCTCACCGGCGTCTCGCCAACCGTCAGGGTTCGGATTTCCACCCCGCGCCGCGCCCCCTCCAGGACCGCCACCGACCCGAGGATCAGGACCAGCGCCACGGCAATCCGAAGCAGGCGCCCTGCGGCAGTCAGATCCGGCATCCCCGTCCTCCTCCCACGACCGCGCGCCGGCGACCGGACGACCGCCTTCCGGCAAGTAATAGCGCGGCCCGCCTCCGCGATCCCGGTCTTTCGCGGCCCGGCGGTCGGGACGGCGCAAGTTGACAGGACCGCGCGGACGCCACATGACGGTGGACGAGACCACCGCACGGAAACCACAGCATGGCCCGACTGATCCGGCGACTTCTCCTGGCGGTCTTTCTCGTCGTCGTCGTGCTGCCCGTGCTGCTGATGCTGCTGTACCGCGTGGTACCGCCGCCCGGCACCCCACTGATGCTGGTCCGCAGCGCCCCGGTGGATTACCGCTGGGTGGGGATGTCGGACATCGCCCGCGACGCCGGTCGGGCGGTCGTGGCCTCCGAGGACCAGACCTTCTGCGAGCATAACGGCATCGACTGGCGGCAGATGAACAAGGTGCTGGAGGAGTTCCGCGAGACCGGCCAGCCCAGCCGCGGGGCCAGCACCATCACCATGCAGCTCGCCCGCAACCTGTTCCTGCCGCCCTCGCGCTCGATCCTGCGCAAGATGGTCGAGATCCCGCTGGCGCTTGGCCTCGAACTTCTCGTGCCCAAGAAGCGGATCCTGGAGCTGTACCTGAACGTGGTGGAGATGGGCGACGGCATCTACGGCGTGGAGGCCGCCGCCCAGCGGCATTTCGGCAAGCCGGCCAGCGCTCTGTCCCGCGGCGAAGCGGCGCGCATTGCGGCCATTCTGCCGAACCCGCTGGACCGCGATCCGGCCCGGATGGGGTCCCGCGCCGGCGAGATCGCCCGCGACATCCCCAGGCTCACCCAGCTTTACGGATGCTTCGAGGGCTGACAGCCGGCTGCACACGCACCCCGGCACCAGATCCTTTCGGCACGAAATAAATTCATAACGAGATATTCAAACTGAATCTTCTACTTTTCTAGTTTCGATTAAAAAAGACATACCTAAGATATGGACTTAGATTTCGAGAAGCGATCAATTCTGAGACCCATAGAACATGGCTCATAACTCAGCAATTAATTTAAATTCCACAACTCATTTCGCGGCGACGCCCTGTACCGGAGCGCTCACGGCCCTGGCCGTCATCGACACCGCTGTTCCGCACCAGGCGCCGCTGCTCAACCTGCTGACGAACGCCTGCCGAATTGCCGGGCTGGCGAAACGGATTTCGCCGATCCTCGGGCTCGCCGCCGCAATCGCGCAGGCAGGC
It includes:
- a CDS encoding ABC transporter permease; this encodes MNLRYAAIKLLRAIVTLWLVVTFVFVVLRLTGDPTQQLLPDDIGPEIREYYRAAWGLDRPLWEQYLRYFQAALHGDFGISFRNSQPAIDLIWQRVPKTLELGLATFFCSLALGIPLGVLAAVWRDSWIDRLTMSFAVFGFSMPNFFLGILLILLFALNLRVLPSSGYGTWQHMVMPVFTLATAFAGAIARFTRSAMLEVLSRDYMRTAEAEGASRFRQVWWHAFPNAAIPVVTIVGFSLGGMIGGAVVTENVFAWPGVGRLLTSSVADRDLSIVQGIVVLVAITMVSANLLVDLAYGWLDPRVRVGGRERSR
- a CDS encoding alpha/beta hydrolase, coding for MPDLTAAGRLLRIAVALVLILGSVAVLEGARRGVEIRTLTVGETPVSAYALAGAEGPVVVVAHGFAGSRQMMQGYALPLAWAGYRVFSFDFLGHGRHPLPMSGDVTAVEGTTRLLMAQTDAVIDAVSDGRAPVALLGHSMATDVLARVAAERDDIGPVVLISAFSQAITSQSPRDLLMITGAWEPGLRDAALRAARLVAPDAQEDETVTAGPVVRRAEVAPLADHVSILQNRDARAAAVDWIDRAYGRGAGTTLWPTGWAILGLFGGLVLIFGGMARSLPADEPASGRLSWRQVAVATVLPAVLAPLVAVPLNPNLLPVLVADYLALHLALFGLLQLALIWRWRLPVGRVSIAALLLVLGWCCLFGFALDRYVANFWPTAGRFWIVAAMALGAVPFMVADAVLTLRARIAQRLVLRAGFLVSLGVAVALDFSGLFFLLMIAPVVLVFYLVFGTVGRASAVRAGPLASGLALGLVLAWALGVSFPLFAP
- a CDS encoding ABC transporter substrate-binding protein: MRGFFRLAVGALVALGLMAGPALADDRPELVVAVNDLPDTLEPADGMGNVHVRIIYSMFDSLIRRDFLANGKGSGSKLVPGLAESWTRIDDKTIEFKLRQGVKFHNGDEMTADDVVFTFTQGRMLGDRPIVPTGRQEMNTISHAERIDKYTVRIVSRVPDVMMEQRLAGYASWIVNARDYLTRGYDQVRRSPVGTGPFKIAEFVDGEYIKLVANDEYFGGMPTASSITFKVVPETSARVAGLVSGEFDIIVNVPPDQVQVLQGYDDIDVKQVVLDNTHMLVFYMDAPFMKDKNVRQALSLAIDRALLRKALWNDKNFTPNGHQLPDYEIYLADYPEFAFDPDKARELVKSSSYKGEEIVYRLPLNYYLNSLEAAQAMQQMWKDVGLNVKVEPVENWAQVTKAEGTNIRPWSNTHRIPDPSGSFVSQWGRISDVQNNKAFPDRAWKAPEEFNKQQDLLVSGTDTAARKDAYRKALDIWTDEVPGTMLYNPLETYALKKSVHWEPYSLYYMDFRPYNLTFGVGG
- a CDS encoding oligopeptide/dipeptide ABC transporter ATP-binding protein encodes the protein MSALAADSAETPPLLRVEGLSRRFTLPRTSLFGPRPELTAVADVSFELAAGETLAVVGESGCGKSTVGNLVLNLLSPSAGSIRFDGEDLAAANDARWRDRRRDLQLIFQDSRSALDPRLTVERQVAEGLEIHGVATAADRRILVDAMMEAVGLGGDLAKRYPHELSGGQQQRAVIARALVLEPKLVVCDEPVAALDVSVQAQVVNLLRDLQRTLGLAYLFISHDLSLVRHVADRVAVMYLGRFVEVADCRALFDAPAHPYARALIGAVPAARSRRGRLVRPLRLDGEPPSPMNPPSGCPLHPRCPFATERCRVELPALRPLADGRTVACHHAEASQADGARLDAADPQPLKAFP
- a CDS encoding ABC transporter ATP-binding protein, which encodes MHSSDVPSLLDVRNLTVRIDLPGGPVFPVRDVSLRIGPGETLGLVGESGCGKTLTCLSVMGLFGRRVSVESGEIAFKGAPLDPRSRADRARRARGMGMIFQNPMTGLNPVRTLGWQVAEAYRIRTGSGRREAATRAVELLDLVGIPEPARRARDYPHQISGGQQQRAMIAMAIAGEPALLVADEPTTALDVTVQAQIVELLARLQREFGMGMLFVTHDLGLVAEVADRVAVMYAGRVAELAPAADVFARPRHPYTQGLLTSLPFLDDEVERLTPIEGTVPSLRAMPRGCAFAPRCPHASQMCLTTVPDLTGAVACHHPLALRTEAA